In Drosophila busckii strain San Diego stock center, stock number 13000-0081.31 unplaced genomic scaffold, ASM1175060v1 hic_scaffold_47, whole genome shotgun sequence, the DNA window CATTAATATGCCAAGTGAAAAGTACAagttaacaacagcaaactcAGCGTCTTATCTACACATTCaacatatttgttgcttaagctatttgtttattatttatttaaattgtgctaCGTGCTTCACATGGCTAAGCTCTAAGCCAAAGTGGGTTCCTGTTTGATCCGTGGAGCGTGGCTGGCCATAAAGACGTGCGGCCAAGAGGAAAGCGTAATGCGCAAAATGCCAAACGGAAgcgcattgaaaataaaaattgttaactaaaCAGCAAGAAATACTGCATAACAAAATGGCATATAAAATACTTCCTTAACAACTTTATTGACGCCACTGGACTGATGAATTTTGGAGGGGGAGCGGGGGTGTTAACTGCCAGTTTATTGAGCTCGCAACCTTAAGTTTgagattaaatatattttgtttaacaaagaTTGTTTAagacatataaatataaatagctgaCAAATTATTAGCtcagctatatatttaaaaaatatatagctataatttcaaacttttttgATAAGCTAAGTGTTCCATAatctttgaaattttaataaattaagtgttTGAAACCTTTATAAATTCttctacatatttttttattaatttttaaatatagcacaaaatttcaaataaaactaactaaaaagttaactagctacaaaaaaaattataaatttataaaataaaaatattttagcaatttttaaattgagatTTGAAGATTTACTAcactataataaatatacatatgaatttaaacaaaatacaagtTATAAACTTACAAAACTGCAACAGatttacacaaaaaaatttactcTTACTTCCATTTAAAATGGAGACACTAGAAACCGGTTTGACCTTCCCAGACACGCAATTGCTCGACGGAGAGCCAAAAGAGCACAGACCAGGGTCCCAATCTCAGCCAGCACGGTATGAGGCCCTTGTAGAGAGCGAAGAAGCCTTCCTCACGCAACAGCTTGGCCACACAATCGAAGCCATTGCGATAGTAGAGACCACGGCCCGCCTCATCCACCGGTTGGTTCATCACACGCGATTTAATCACATCTGCCGGATTGCTGAGCACACTGGCCACCAAGCCAGCCACCATGGAGCTACAGAAACGCAGCGGCAGACCCTCCTCCAACTCCAGATGATGCTTCAGCATGCGCTTGCAAATATCATAGGAGCCCACATCGCCGGCGGTCATGAGGCAAGCTCTCATGCAACTCGGTCCGACACCACGCCACATGCCCAAGATTCCAGAGCGTCTATAGATGCCTAAAATTGCTTAAGTAATTAGAGCAAGAATAAATCAAATCTAATTAAAGCTTAGAATTAATTCACAGCCAAAGCAACTCTTGGCGGGCAATAGTTAGCAGTTGGGAATAAGCTTACGGACTGTTGAATTGGTGGACACATGCTTACCTATAATCTCCATGTACCAGTTGCTGGTGCGCTTGTCAAGACCCATCAGACGACGTCGCCCCTCCATCTGCATGCGCACCTTGGCAATGTCGAAGGGATTGGCCAGAGCCTGAGCAATGCAGCCGGCAGCGCAGCCGCAGAAGAATGCATGATGTACGGCCAGATGATGCTTGTTATCCGCACCCACATAGATGAACCTGCGTCTAAATATGTCGTAGAGCAGGACGCGCAGTGAATTGAAGATGAAATTGCGCGCCACCATGGCGGAGAAGCCGGCGTAGAGCGCCCTGGGTCCCTCCTCTATTAAAATGCCACGCAGTGTGCTGAACATGCGACGTGGCTTGGCGCCCGTCTTCTTGGCCTCCTCGCCATGCACCTGCATGCGCGTCTTGCCCACATCCAACGCGTACATGCAGCTCTCGGCAAAGTTGGCGCCCACAAAGGTATTGAAGTAGAGCTGCAGCAATGTGCGTGGCGTAATCTTCTCCAGCTCACCGGCTATAGTGTAGGGTTTGCCCAATGGGCCCATGTACGGTCTCATGTGCCAATAATTTCGATCATCCTTGTCCATattcaacaaaaacacactcaaattttaatatatataccaGTTATCTTTACTCACAGCAAATTTCtaacaaactatttttaacaACTTACAGTTTCAGCAAAGCAATCAGCTCGGAAAAAAACAGTTTAGTAACCCTCATCCGACTGTAGGCGACGTATCTGCTCGAATGCTGTCCAGAACACCATGGCCCAGGGACCCACACGCAGCCAATAGGGTATGAATCCCTTGTACATGGCAAAGAAGCCCTCGCCCTGCACCAGTTGGGTGAAACAGTCCATTGTGCCCTTATAGTGCAGGCCACGCCCCTTCTCGTCTATCGGCTGGTTCATTATACGCGACTTGACCACATCCGCCGGCGTGCTGATTGCCGCTCCGGCAAAGCCCGCTACCATTGCGCCCATGAACTGTATCAGCCGATCGTCCGGCATGTCCAGCCATTCCATCAAATAGCGCTTGCTCAGATCATAGCAGGCCACGTCACCTGgacaacagacagacagacagacgagtgttataaatataaatagtatattaTGAAAAGTTAATTCAGAATTGGTTACAAGCATTTGGGGAATCTgccttaaaataaaattctgcaTTGACTCcattatgcttaaaataaaaataatatctcgctatattttttaaatttatgtgcattcattttatgctgaataaaatctttaataaTTAGCCTTTACCATAATttgctaacatttttttaataataattttggtcattttatttaaacatttaattgttttgcctatttcaaatttaatattttaagtttatagcGGCaagacttttatttttttcaagttAAAACTACAAGTTAACAAGATTATCAGTACATTGgcttaaacttttatattttagctttaatttcttaaattctTATGCGTAAAATGCTcaacattaaacaaatgactagcaatttataaaatatgcacattATGTATGAAAAGGCGACACAGtcgcaataatttaaatatttaattataagatTGCTAATAAGCTGTTATAATTAGCAAGATTAATGCAACATGAACAAATCAAATTAGGCGCTGATTAATTTACAGATATGAACATAAaacttgcaaaaatatataaattataaatttagcaaaacacACAATATACATAACTAAATCAAAAGTTAACAGACATAATCTTTAGCAAATTCAAgagaattattatataaatagcatAAGATATgccataataaaaatataaagcagtgTAAAGagtttttgtaatatttatgttttgctttttgcaccGCACAatatttagcaataaataaataaacatttttttaaatatacttagCTATATCTAAACCTTGGCCAACTTACCCAAAGTAACGAGCCCGCCACGCCAGGCGTTTGGCACGGTGCCCTTGCCAGAGTCCCCGCACTCCGCCCGCTGCATAAATGGAGGTGAGTGCCTGGAAGACATTGTGGATGCGCGGCGCTTCGCCTAGGAGACGCCGCTTGCCCTCCATTTGCATCTGAATCTTGATCAGATCCGTGGGCGAGGCAATAATATTGGCGGCCGCGCCTGCAGCTACGCCACAGAAGGCGCCACGAGGAAAGGTCAACTTGGGATTGCCGTCCTTGTCAGTGATGATGAGCTTCTCGCGCAGCGCATCATACATGTACATCTTCAATCCGCTGAAGATAAAGTGGCGCAACATCATGGCAGAGATGCCGCCGTAGAGCTTGTGCGGACCTTCCTCCTTGACAATGCCCAGCGCGGTGGCAAACATGCCGCGATACTTGACGGACTGGCCCAGCCTGCTGGCTATCTCGCCCTGGATCTGCATGCGCGTCTTGCAGACATCCAAGGGATAGCAAACGGTCTCGGCGGCCCAGGCGGACAGCACTGATGTGACATAGAGCTGGACGAAGGGCGTCTGGGTATTGCTggacaaataatttaagcgcACATCGTGTGTCTGCACTTGGCtggaattattatttgtattttccaTGGTTAATAAATTGTTCTCTTACATATAAATATCTCTGAAATAAATAGTCCTTAAACAAAATACGAAAATATACTAATCTGACATTTGTAGACTTAAATAAGTTGTGCatggaaattaattaaaaagaaaataaaaacaacgcaCATATGGCAAatgaaagaagaagaagagtgaGAGTCTGGCATTGACGATGACACTGCACGCgacaaaagccaaaggcgCGGCTAAGAACTAAATGCAGGTGTGAAGCGAGGGCAGAGGGCAGATTGGGCATAATGTTCAACACtcaacacactcacactcactcacacacacacacacacgtgcgaCTTTAATATGGGCGCGGCTCACAGGGAAGTTAGCGCAAGCCGCAGAGCCAGCCACTTTGTCTATGCCAGcgtcgcagtcgacgtcgcCGTTAGCAGCTCAGTGACTTAATGAGTGTGAGTAAGTGGCGCTGTCATTCGAGAGAGGCACGCGCCCATACATTAAGCCGTCGCTCTCTCATACTCTCACACTCTCACTCGCTTTTGCTCGCTCACTAAACAAGCCGCAGCGCATTTAGCACTTTTGTTAAATTGAAAACCACTGTGCGCGCACATGGGGCAGGGGGGAACAGTTGgcttttgtaattgaaaattcacTACACACGCACAATTTACTTAACATTTcatttgagttttgtttaatttttgctgctgcgtcagGTCAGTTTATGGCAGCAGCAGGGAAATCTAACACCCATTGACCAACTGACCAACATTGGTCAATAACAATAGCGTTTGCTCTTTGCTGCACTTGTTACTTGTAGCTTGTGCTGACTGTACAAAGTGTGCAGCAATTTGAGAGTTTGTTGAACTGCAAAACCCGCTCCAAGCCCCaagagctgcaaaaaaaaaaatttgcaacaatcAGCTATAATGTTGGCATTAATCCGAAACCTTAAGCCTAGAATAATAAAGCATGgggaaatttaaatgcgctttaaatcataaaataatatcaaaaCTTTCAGAAAATAAAGCGagtataattgtttttgttaatccataaagtatattttataataattataaataaataaatataaaggttaatttttaataccaAAAGAatggcaaaatatataaattctaaataaaaaactgtatCTAATTGACTTTTTCGCAATTCCATGCTTAAGAAccacttgaaatatttttatttataaactgttgCCAAACTGCCTTACAAATTGCATATACCCCAACTTGTGTAGTTCCATTCTTACATATTGAACCTTCTGAGGATGGGCTCGGGCATTCGGAGCGATTGCAAAGGTTTTTATTCATTGCAGCGATTTTCAAGCGAAACAAACTCCGATTACCAGTGCAATAGCCAAAAAGGAGAAAACTACGGAAGAGCCAACACGGGTTAACAATTGAGATTGCGCAACATTCTGTAGAATTTGTCGTGGGTGAGTCGTGGGAGTTTCTAATTgcaaattcgaattcgaatacAAATCTCTAACAAATCGACAGCGTATAAAAGCTTGGAGCACTGCAGCAACGGAAGTTAGTTAACGGAAGCAATGTgggctaaacaacaaaagtatttgctgCTAGTGTTGGCACTGCTGCCACTTAGCTGGGCATTGGAGTCGAAGGAGCTGGAGCCACTGCAGCGACAGAAGCGCGCACTTACAACAATTTGCGTGGAGATTAAGCCCAGCGGACCGCAAGAGGAGCCTTACTTTATGTGCAAGGGCACAGAGTTTCCAAGAGGCAGTGCCGTTGCGCCTCAAGCACAACCGGAGCAGCTGCCTCCGCCTGCCAGCTATGCCAACTATCAACAGCATGCGTTTCCTGGCTATGGCGGGTTTTTTCCCCAGCAGCTgtcaccgccgccgccagcgccagcgtcgTCATATAGCCAACAATCTCATCAATCCACTGCGAGTGCATCTGGAGCGCAGCCATATGGCCTGCCAGCAATTTCTTATGCAACTGCaggcggcgcagcagcagctgcacatgGAACTGCAGCGAGTCCAAGCGCaacggccacgcccactacaTATGCTGATGCAGCGCCTACGAAGCCGTCGCCGAGCCCGCAAAGCTATGAATCCGTTGTAGGCAGTCGCCATCAGCCAGGCATGGACGTGGACTTGATGCAGCTGCCCAATGTGGGTTTTCGCCCCGAGGAGCTGCAGCGTCCAGAGCCATTTGTAGGCGCTGCCTGGCCTCAAGCTATGCCACAAGCTAGACAGGACTATCTTGATGATCCCATTATGCGCACTTTCTATGCCAGTCTGGAGCCGCAAGTGGAGCAGGCGGTGGCTATGCCACATGCAGCGCCACTAGAAGCAGCAGAGCCACCAGCACTAGCACAACAGCCGCCCAGCTATGCGCCAACcacagctccagctgcagcgccagtCATGCCCTTGGACAGCAGTGGCTGCAACTCTTGCCAACGCTCCTGCGCCGATGCCAGCAATGGCTATGCcgcgccagctgctgcgccCTGTCCCAGCTACCAGCCCGTCATCATAGCCATGCCCTGCTAtggacaacagcagccaacgcaTTATCTAGCCGTGCCCAACTCTGCGCCGCGGGAACAACTTGTTGGTGCGCCTTGGGCCTTGGGCATGGGCatgcagcaggcgcagcaacCTCAGCTGGGCGCTGCTTACGGCATGAATCCGCAGGTGGGCGCACCCTTTGGCCTCGGACCCTTGATGAATCCCTTTGGCGCCTTTGGTCATCTCAATCCATTCAATCCGTTCAATCGCATGTTGGGCGCAGCTAATCCGCAGCCTGGCTTGAGACTCTTTGGCAAAGCTTTCGAGCCCAGCACCAGCACTGAAGCAGCCATGCCCAAGCCAACGACTACGCCAATGATGCtaggagcagctgcagcaaccaCCACAACGTccaagccagcagcaacaagcacaactGAAGGCAGCGTAGGCGCTGCCTTTGATGCTGGTGAAGATTCCGCAGAGCAGGATGCTGAAGATGCTGAAGCTGATGAGGATGATGCCACCGAAACTGCCAATGCCAGCACCACTGAAGATGCAGAAGATGCCTCCAAGTCGGTGGAAGCGAAGGGCGCCACCGTGGAGCAAATGATCAGCAAGAGCGAGTCGAAGCTGAAGCAGGACAAGCGCAAGCGTCACAATTCccgctacagcagcaacaatccaCAGAAGCGCAAATATCTGCAGCGCTTATAGCTAGCTAGGCTCTAAGTTTATAATCCCTAAACGAATCTACAAAtaaagcttattaattaatccAGTTGTAGTGCTtgtctttttattaaaactgtGCAAAAGTTAGTTAGCCACTAAATCGGCAAaccataaacaaattcaaagctcggcattaaaaacttatgtataaacataacaacaattaacttAACAACttaacgtatacttaatttttgttatcttGAGCATTAGGAGATTTTTGGCATTGCAAGACTttcagctaaaaattaattcagttCCACATagtttagatttatttatcaattaacaataacatcaataactaaatatgttaaacatgttgccattttttgctcaaattaattcaaaaccAAATTCTTAACCACAACATATTTTGAAAGCAAGTTGCCTTTTATAATAGCTGCGAgaacaaatattaagtatacgtagaGTTGATCTAGACTTTT includes these proteins:
- the LOC108594521 gene encoding mitochondrial uncoupling protein 4C, producing MDKDDRNYWHMRPYMGPLGKPYTIAGELEKITPRTLLQLYFNTFVGANFAESCMYALDVGKTRMQVHGEEAKKTGAKPRRMFSTLRGILIEEGPRALYAGFSAMVARNFIFNSLRVLLYDIFRRRFIYVGADNKHHLAVHHAFFCGCAAGCIAQALANPFDIAKVRMQMEGRRRLMGLDKRTSNWYMEIIGIYRRSGILGMWRGVGPSCMRACLMTAGDVGSYDICKRMLKHHLELEEGLPLRFCSSMVAGLVASVLSNPADVIKSRVMNQPVDEAGRGLYYRNGFDCVAKLLREEGFFALYKGLIPCWLRLGPWSVLFWLSVEQLRVWEGQTGF
- the LOC108599801 gene encoding translation initiation factor IF-2, with product MWAKQQKYLLLVLALLPLSWALESKELEPLQRQKRALTTICVEIKPSGPQEEPYFMCKGTEFPRGSAVAPQAQPEQLPPPASYANYQQHAFPGYGGFFPQQLSPPPPAPASSYSQQSHQSTASASGAQPYGLPAISYATAGGAAAAAHGTAASPSATATPTTYADAAPTKPSPSPQSYESVVGSRHQPGMDVDLMQLPNVGFRPEELQRPEPFVGAAWPQAMPQARQDYLDDPIMRTFYASLEPQVEQAVAMPHAAPLEAAEPPALAQQPPSYAPTTAPAAAPVMPLDSSGCNSCQRSCADASNGYAAPAAAPCPSYQPVIIAMPCYGQQQPTHYLAVPNSAPREQLVGAPWALGMGMQQAQQPQLGAAYGMNPQVGAPFGLGPLMNPFGAFGHLNPFNPFNRMLGAANPQPGLRLFGKAFEPSTSTEAAMPKPTTTPMMLGAAAATTTTSKPAATSTTEGSVGAAFDAGEDSAEQDAEDAEADEDDATETANASTTEDAEDASKSVEAKGATVEQMISKSESKLKQDKRKRHNSRYSSNNPQKRKYLQRL
- the LOC108594522 gene encoding LOW QUALITY PROTEIN: mitochondrial uncoupling protein 4 (The sequence of the model RefSeq protein was modified relative to this genomic sequence to represent the inferred CDS: deleted 1 base in 1 codon), which codes for MENTNNNSSQVQTHDVRLNYLSSNTQTPFVQLYVTSVLSAWAAETVCYPLDVCKTRMQIQGEIASRLGQSVKYRGMFATALGIVKEEGPHKLYGGISAMMLRHFIFSGLKMYMYDALREKLIITDKDGNPKLTFPRGAFCGVAAGAAANIIASPTDLIKIQMQMEGKRRLLGEAPRIHNVFQALTSIYAAGGVRGLWKGTVPNAWRGGLVTLGDVACYDLSKRYLMEWLDMPDDRLIQFMGAMVAGFAGAAISTPADVVKSRIMNQPIDEKGRGLHYKGTMDCFTQLVQGEGFFAMYKGFIPYWLRVGPWAMVFWTAFEQIRRLQSDEGY